In one Actinomycetota bacterium genomic region, the following are encoded:
- a CDS encoding ABC transporter ATP-binding protein, with the protein MPGEGKQVLLEVKGLEKEFRGFRALDGVSLEVEKGETFGLIGPNGAGKTTLVRILTGQIAPTRGEILVEGRMVEPREPRFRRRLGLVPQEPSFYGRLTPAENLALLARLYGMAPARTSARVQELLEWAGLQEHVRRQVRLFSRGMQQRLSLAMGLIHDPEIVFLDEPTSGLDPEARSAVWDLISELSGQGRTIFMTTHNMEEADHLCHRLAILVKGRVRERGTPAEIKRLLGTDRLELRLEREGLPELQRLCRELSLDCGEEEGVTVLTGDSLPEKLPLIASRLSGSLRDLHYREVTLEDAFLRFMEEVEK; encoded by the coding sequence ATGCCCGGGGAAGGAAAGCAGGTACTCTTGGAGGTCAAGGGCCTTGAGAAGGAGTTCCGGGGCTTCAGGGCCCTGGACGGGGTCAGCCTCGAAGTGGAAAAGGGGGAGACCTTCGGCCTCATTGGCCCCAACGGGGCGGGAAAGACCACCCTCGTCCGCATCCTCACCGGACAGATCGCGCCCACCCGGGGAGAGATACTGGTGGAGGGCAGGATGGTTGAACCGAGGGAGCCCCGCTTCCGCCGCCGCCTGGGTTTGGTGCCCCAGGAGCCCTCCTTTTACGGAAGGCTCACTCCCGCGGAGAACCTCGCCCTTCTGGCCAGGCTCTACGGCATGGCTCCGGCACGTACCTCCGCTCGGGTGCAGGAGCTGTTGGAATGGGCGGGACTGCAGGAGCATGTGCGGAGGCAGGTGCGCCTCTTCTCTCGCGGCATGCAGCAGCGATTGAGCCTGGCCATGGGGTTGATACACGACCCGGAGATCGTCTTCCTCGACGAGCCCACCTCGGGGCTGGACCCCGAGGCCCGGAGCGCCGTGTGGGATCTGATAAGTGAACTCTCTGGGCAGGGCCGCACGATATTCATGACCACCCACAACATGGAGGAAGCCGACCACCTCTGCCACCGGCTGGCCATACTGGTGAAGGGGAGGGTGCGCGAACGGGGGACCCCGGCGGAGATCAAACGACTGCTGGGGACCGACCGCCTGGAGCTGCGCCTGGAGCGTGAAGGCCTGCCCGAGCTTCAGAGGTTGTGCCGGGAGCTCTCCCTGGACTGTGGAGAGGAGGAAGGGGTGACGGTCCTCACCGGGGATTCCCTCCCCGAGAAGTTGCCGCTCATCGCCTCCCGGCTGTCCGGAAGCCTGCGCGACCTGCACTACCGCGAGGTCACCCTGGAGGACGCCTTCCTGCGCTTCATGGAGGAGGTCGAGAAGTGA
- a CDS encoding peptidoglycan DD-metalloendopeptidase family protein has product MKARAWRAAAVALLVCMLFAALPLPTCPSATLQEKQAEAERVRRQLEALKAESQRLAQEYNAALDAYEAIRAEVESNRRELERAQRDYKRARTILNQRLRSIYMSGDVNSMEVLLESTTLDDFLTRYDYFSFIGRRDYQVFDEVRRLREEITRRQHALEEKEALQMQTVATLNAKRQAMEASIQEQQKYLESVNKEILQLLAQEGYYGTPRSTPIGNFIFPVQGPCSFSNDWHAPRTGHLHQGNDIFAPAGTPCVACVSGTVHQGEGKNAGLYVRLVGDDGNVYYYMHLQRFGATGHVTAGTVIGYVGDTGNAKGGPPHLHFEIHPGGGPAINPYPILLAAYR; this is encoded by the coding sequence ATGAAGGCGAGGGCATGGCGGGCGGCGGCGGTAGCCTTGCTGGTCTGCATGCTGTTCGCGGCCCTTCCCCTCCCAACCTGCCCCTCCGCCACCCTGCAGGAAAAGCAGGCCGAGGCGGAGAGGGTGCGCCGCCAGCTGGAAGCCCTAAAGGCGGAATCCCAGCGGCTGGCCCAGGAATACAACGCCGCCCTCGACGCCTACGAGGCCATCCGCGCCGAGGTGGAGAGCAACCGCAGGGAGCTGGAACGGGCGCAGCGGGACTACAAGAGGGCCCGCACCATCCTCAACCAGAGGCTGCGCTCCATCTACATGTCCGGGGACGTCAATTCCATGGAGGTGCTGCTCGAATCCACCACCCTGGACGACTTTCTCACCCGCTACGACTATTTCTCCTTCATCGGGCGCCGGGATTACCAGGTCTTCGATGAGGTGCGCCGCCTACGGGAGGAGATAACCCGGAGGCAGCACGCCCTGGAGGAGAAGGAAGCCCTCCAGATGCAGACCGTGGCTACCCTCAACGCCAAGCGGCAAGCGATGGAGGCCTCCATACAGGAGCAGCAGAAGTACCTGGAGAGCGTGAACAAGGAGATACTCCAACTCCTGGCCCAGGAAGGCTACTACGGGACCCCGCGCAGCACGCCCATAGGTAACTTCATCTTCCCCGTGCAGGGGCCCTGTTCCTTCTCCAACGACTGGCACGCGCCGCGCACCGGACACCTGCACCAGGGCAACGACATCTTCGCCCCCGCGGGAACCCCCTGCGTAGCCTGTGTCTCGGGGACCGTCCACCAGGGGGAGGGCAAGAATGCCGGCCTCTACGTGCGGCTGGTGGGCGACGACGGGAACGTCTACTATTACATGCACCTGCAGCGCTTCGGGGCCACCGGGCACGTCACCGCGGGCACGGTGATCGGCTACGTGGGGGACACCGGAAACGCCAAGGGAGGCCCGCCCCACCTCCACTTCGAGATACATCCCGGCGGCGGTCCGGCCATTAATCCCTACCCCATACTCCTGGCCGCCTACCGATGA
- the ppcA gene encoding phosphoenolpyruvate carboxylase, with translation MSIPIRKVPRCMSTQHPDNVQAPFFATDTVLGGDDEIQEAFYVFSHLGCDEQMWDCEGKEVDNFVVKKLLTRYESFFRETVLGRDVFLTLRVPNPTVEKAEAKILLETLESIPRSFDAACLFYGEEIPPIFEVILPMTASTRCIDRIYRYYSDFVVGKQDRPFQEGDITIAEWIGEFKPRRINVIPLFEDWEHMLESASMVREYLRDKEVEYQRVFLARSDPAMNYGMISAVLLNKLALVRLEDLSRELGVPILPIIGVGSAPFRGNLTPRNVEGVIREYPSAHTFTVQSSFKFDHPPELVIDAVRRLRDREDAPPHRLDEGRCLELAERYTAAYQAQVTHLAPVINRMARFVPSRRKRKLHIGLFGYSRSMGKVSLPRAITFTAALYSLGLPPELLGLDALRPSDWEFLKGAYLNLERDLADALRYFNPRALDLLPEDAARALRRLDILSAVERDPDHQEVTDLVLESSGRENEREMREAVLRAAGIRRFLG, from the coding sequence ATGAGCATCCCCATCCGGAAAGTGCCCCGGTGCATGAGCACGCAGCATCCCGACAACGTCCAAGCCCCCTTCTTCGCCACCGACACCGTGCTGGGGGGCGATGACGAGATCCAGGAAGCCTTCTACGTCTTTTCCCACCTGGGCTGCGACGAGCAGATGTGGGACTGCGAGGGCAAGGAAGTGGACAACTTCGTGGTCAAGAAGCTCCTTACCCGCTACGAGTCTTTTTTCCGGGAGACGGTGCTGGGAAGGGACGTATTCCTCACCCTGCGCGTGCCTAACCCCACGGTGGAGAAGGCGGAGGCCAAGATACTCCTGGAGACCCTGGAGAGCATTCCCCGCTCCTTCGACGCCGCCTGCCTCTTCTACGGGGAAGAGATACCCCCCATTTTCGAGGTCATCCTCCCTATGACCGCCTCCACCCGGTGCATAGACCGCATCTACCGGTACTATTCGGACTTCGTGGTGGGCAAGCAGGACCGGCCCTTCCAGGAAGGGGACATCACCATCGCCGAGTGGATCGGCGAGTTCAAGCCCCGGAGGATAAACGTCATCCCCCTCTTCGAGGACTGGGAGCACATGCTGGAGTCCGCGTCCATGGTCCGGGAGTACCTGCGGGACAAGGAGGTCGAATACCAGAGGGTCTTCCTGGCCCGCTCGGACCCGGCCATGAACTACGGCATGATCAGCGCCGTGCTCCTGAACAAGCTGGCCCTGGTTCGCCTCGAGGACCTCTCCCGGGAGCTGGGAGTTCCCATCCTCCCCATCATCGGCGTGGGTTCCGCGCCCTTCCGCGGCAACCTGACCCCCCGTAACGTGGAGGGCGTTATCAGGGAATACCCCAGCGCCCACACCTTCACCGTGCAGTCCTCCTTCAAGTTCGACCATCCTCCCGAGCTGGTCATCGACGCGGTGCGCAGGCTCCGCGACCGCGAGGACGCCCCCCCGCACCGCCTGGACGAGGGGAGGTGCCTGGAGCTGGCCGAAAGGTACACCGCCGCCTATCAGGCACAGGTCACGCACCTGGCCCCGGTCATCAACCGCATGGCCAGGTTCGTGCCTTCGCGCCGCAAGAGGAAGCTGCACATCGGCCTCTTCGGGTACTCGCGGAGCATGGGGAAAGTATCGCTCCCCCGGGCCATAACTTTCACCGCGGCCCTTTATTCCCTGGGCCTCCCCCCGGAGCTGCTGGGCCTGGACGCCCTGCGGCCCTCGGACTGGGAGTTCCTGAAGGGCGCCTACCTAAACCTGGAGAGGGACCTGGCCGACGCCCTGCGTTATTTCAACCCCAGGGCCCTGGACCTCCTACCGGAGGATGCGGCGCGTGCCTTGCGGCGCCTGGACATCCTCTCCGCCGTGGAGAGGGACCCGGATCACCAGGAAGTCACCGACCTCGTTCTGGAAAGCTCGGGGCGGGAAAACGAACGCGAGATGAGGGAGGCGGTCCTGCGCGCCGCCGGCATACGGCGCTTCCTGGGCTGA
- a CDS encoding rhomboid family intramembrane serine protease, which translates to MLPLFDRNPARRTPTVVIALILANLAVFLYMLFLRGAQLEIFTYRYSVVPWEIVHASRLPLGVLRELFSYPPATVPAKQVYLPLLTSMFLHEGWLHILGNMLYLWIFGNNVEDVMGHLPFLLFYLICGLFGTLLHVAVFPNSVALLLGASGAIAGVLGAYLLLYPRAWIYTLFMFFIVPIPAFVVIGFWIVLQFFGGLSSIAGGMSAGTAWFAHLGGASMGMIITGIFYPLLRRRREELLMMPRRSWWQ; encoded by the coding sequence ATGCTACCCCTCTTCGACCGCAACCCTGCTCGGCGCACGCCCACGGTCGTCATCGCCCTCATCCTGGCCAACCTGGCCGTCTTCCTGTACATGCTCTTTCTGAGGGGAGCTCAGCTGGAAATATTTACCTATAGGTATTCCGTGGTCCCCTGGGAGATAGTACATGCTTCCAGGCTCCCACTGGGCGTCCTGCGGGAGTTGTTCTCCTATCCCCCGGCAACGGTGCCGGCCAAGCAGGTCTACCTGCCCCTCCTCACTTCCATGTTCCTGCACGAAGGTTGGCTGCACATCTTAGGCAACATGCTCTACCTGTGGATATTCGGGAACAACGTGGAGGACGTCATGGGGCACCTCCCCTTCCTCCTCTTCTACCTGATCTGCGGTCTCTTCGGGACCCTCCTCCACGTAGCCGTGTTCCCCAACAGCGTGGCCCTGCTCCTGGGGGCCAGCGGGGCCATCGCCGGCGTTTTGGGTGCTTACCTACTGCTCTATCCGAGGGCCTGGATATACACGCTCTTCATGTTCTTCATCGTCCCCATTCCCGCCTTCGTGGTCATCGGTTTCTGGATCGTCCTCCAGTTTTTCGGGGGACTGAGCTCCATCGCCGGAGGCATGAGCGCGGGAACCGCCTGGTTCGCCCACCTGGGAGGGGCTTCCATGGGGATGATCATCACCGGCATCTTCTATCCCCTCCTGAGGCGGAGGCGCGAGGAGCTGCTCATGATGCCCCGGCGTTCCTGGTGGCAGTGA
- a CDS encoding methyltransferase domain-containing protein: protein MNPELAREWTRDLHRRLLPEAPDGYLAYNRLLEELCPMGGRVVDLGCGGEDYLSFLLPRAEVVGVDRRAGSGSYHAYLQADLEDGLPLERESVDLAACKFVLEHLRRPERLLRSVREVLRPGGCLVVMTPNVLYYPYAVNLVLSRLLPQRLRMGLVSLLTGRGRENIFPVWYLCNTPRRLRRALEDSGYRVLHLGTYTDYLASAFCRPAGALAVLYEWVTTRLGMAWAGGFLVAAARRI from the coding sequence GTGAACCCGGAACTAGCGAGGGAATGGACCAGGGACCTGCACCGGCGGTTGCTCCCCGAGGCCCCCGATGGTTACCTGGCCTACAACCGCTTGCTTGAGGAACTCTGCCCGATGGGGGGGAGGGTGGTCGACCTGGGCTGCGGTGGAGAGGATTACCTGTCCTTCCTCCTCCCCCGGGCCGAGGTGGTGGGGGTGGACCGCAGAGCGGGCAGCGGCTCCTATCATGCCTACTTGCAGGCGGACCTTGAAGACGGGCTCCCACTGGAGCGGGAATCCGTGGACCTGGCGGCCTGCAAGTTCGTCCTGGAGCACCTGAGGCGACCGGAGAGACTGCTGCGTTCGGTGCGCGAGGTCCTGCGGCCGGGCGGCTGCCTGGTGGTCATGACCCCCAACGTCCTCTACTATCCCTACGCCGTGAACCTCGTCCTCTCCCGCCTCCTTCCCCAGAGGCTGCGTATGGGGTTGGTGAGCTTGCTTACCGGGCGAGGAAGGGAGAACATCTTCCCGGTGTGGTACCTATGCAACACGCCCCGGCGCCTGCGGAGGGCCCTGGAGGACAGCGGGTACCGGGTGCTGCACCTGGGGACCTACACCGACTACCTGGCAAGCGCCTTCTGCCGTCCCGCGGGCGCCCTGGCGGTCCTCTACGAGTGGGTAACTACCAGGTTGGGGATGGCCTGGGCAGGCGGCTTCCTGGTGGCCGCCGCCCGCCGGATATAG
- a CDS encoding HAD-IIA family hydrolase, producing MSAQRDMPSALRRYRAFLVDMDGVIYLDQEPVDGAADFISAVRREGKKLLFLTNNSKFTRTEYREKLAGLGIPASENEILTSAAATAEFLLENYRLEGMTAYVIGGRGLEEEIAATGLRLLEGEEAREAHFVIVGWDTELTYNKLRLACLALHRGAVFIGTNPDATFPTPEGLWPGAGAIIAALERAAGREALVVGKPNLYMMQVALNRVGEAADRTLVIGDRLDTDILGGWRAGMDTCLVLTGVTRREDLESGHPRPDLVVENLRELL from the coding sequence ATGAGCGCACAGCGGGACATGCCCTCCGCCCTGCGTCGCTACCGGGCCTTCCTGGTGGACATGGACGGGGTCATCTACCTGGACCAGGAGCCGGTGGACGGAGCGGCGGATTTCATCTCCGCCGTGCGGAGGGAGGGAAAGAAGCTCCTCTTCCTCACCAACAACTCCAAGTTCACACGGACGGAATACCGGGAGAAGCTGGCCGGCCTGGGCATCCCGGCCTCGGAGAACGAGATCCTCACCTCAGCGGCGGCCACCGCGGAGTTCCTCCTCGAGAATTACCGGCTGGAGGGGATGACCGCCTACGTCATCGGCGGCCGGGGCCTGGAGGAGGAGATCGCCGCCACCGGTCTCCGCCTTCTCGAGGGCGAGGAAGCCCGCGAGGCCCATTTCGTGATCGTGGGCTGGGATACGGAGCTGACCTACAACAAGCTGCGCCTGGCCTGCCTCGCCCTTCACCGGGGCGCGGTCTTCATAGGCACCAATCCCGATGCCACCTTTCCCACGCCGGAGGGCCTCTGGCCGGGAGCGGGAGCCATCATCGCCGCCCTGGAGAGGGCGGCGGGAAGGGAGGCCCTGGTGGTGGGAAAGCCCAACCTGTACATGATGCAGGTGGCCCTGAACCGGGTAGGGGAGGCGGCCGACCGCACGCTGGTCATAGGTGACCGGCTGGACACGGATATACTGGGTGGATGGAGGGCGGGGATGGACACCTGCCTGGTGCTCACCGGGGTCACCAGGAGGGAGGACCTGGAGTCCGGGCATCCCCGGCCCGACCTGGTGGTGGAGAATCTCAGGGAGCTGTTGTGA
- a CDS encoding tetratricopeptide repeat protein, which produces MNDEESAYQLLQEARRFLGNRQPGRAALLLERAKALEPRRGSILEALGTAYYNSGQPEKALREFEEALEVDPTNHFARFGLGRCLHRTGRLHMAIGQMKLAAVMAPGVELYRETLRRFQRELERKGEARA; this is translated from the coding sequence ATGAACGACGAAGAGAGCGCTTACCAGCTGCTCCAGGAGGCCCGCCGCTTCTTGGGGAACCGCCAGCCCGGGAGGGCAGCGCTGCTACTGGAAAGGGCCAAGGCCCTTGAGCCGCGGAGGGGTTCCATCCTGGAGGCCCTGGGCACCGCCTATTACAACAGCGGGCAGCCGGAAAAGGCGCTGCGGGAATTCGAGGAGGCCCTGGAGGTCGACCCCACCAACCACTTTGCCAGGTTCGGACTGGGAAGGTGCCTGCACCGCACCGGCAGGTTGCACATGGCCATCGGCCAGATGAAGTTGGCGGCGGTGATGGCCCCGGGAGTGGAGCTCTACCGGGAGACCCTGCGTCGTTTCCAGCGCGAGCTGGAGAGGAAGGGTGAGGCCCGGGCATGA
- a CDS encoding radical SAM protein has product MKILFVYPDYKVNIDPLTGRMLGVEEGGWYMEGLASLSAVLKGHGHLVSLYHLTRPVPREEFQAAIRREGPDLLGFVTMTREYPQVKEYVLWAKDALDVPVICGSYHPTTLPEEVIATEGVDMICRGEGERALLELVERMDAGEDFRDVESIWVKEDGVIHRNPVRPLIEDIDELPLPDFGLFDPGKLISTRIHTGVVILSRGCPYSCTYCSNKKMRDIYPNKNRYSRFHSPEYSIEYLKKLLATYPDIRYLNFRDDILPWKGGWLQRFTELYRKEIGLPFICNYRANLVTPEIVRLLREAGCYQMFFGVESGNDFIRNQVLNRHMSREKIVEAFRACREAGIKTVAYNMVGLPFEDKSKVLDTIKLNAEIRADHSLSPIYYPYPDTVLFETAVERGWVPPVYDYREDRYVDQPTLPRDQLYFARYYFRPFVRVYRFLGELPAPLGKALEKGVDRIFLSPRLPHGALVSLARLSERLWNGLKDGLRRASPRLYLWVRDRIRGVSRSRED; this is encoded by the coding sequence ATGAAGATACTTTTCGTATATCCCGACTACAAGGTGAACATAGACCCGCTCACCGGCCGCATGCTGGGCGTGGAGGAAGGGGGCTGGTACATGGAGGGCCTGGCCAGCCTGTCTGCGGTCCTCAAGGGCCACGGCCACCTGGTGTCCCTCTACCATCTCACCCGCCCGGTGCCCCGGGAGGAGTTCCAGGCCGCCATCCGCAGGGAGGGACCGGACCTCCTGGGGTTCGTGACCATGACCCGGGAATATCCCCAGGTCAAGGAGTACGTGCTCTGGGCCAAGGACGCCCTGGACGTCCCGGTCATCTGCGGGAGCTACCATCCCACCACCTTGCCCGAGGAGGTCATCGCCACCGAGGGGGTGGACATGATCTGCCGCGGCGAGGGAGAGAGGGCTCTCCTGGAGCTGGTGGAAAGGATGGACGCCGGGGAGGACTTTCGGGACGTGGAGAGCATCTGGGTGAAGGAGGACGGCGTCATCCACCGCAACCCGGTGCGTCCCCTCATCGAGGACATCGATGAACTGCCCCTGCCCGATTTCGGCCTCTTCGATCCCGGTAAGCTCATCTCCACCCGCATCCACACCGGGGTGGTCATCCTTTCCCGGGGGTGTCCCTACAGCTGCACCTACTGTTCCAACAAGAAGATGCGGGACATCTATCCCAACAAGAACCGCTACTCCCGTTTTCACAGCCCGGAGTACAGCATCGAGTACCTGAAGAAGCTGCTGGCCACCTACCCGGACATCCGCTACCTGAACTTCCGGGACGACATCCTCCCCTGGAAGGGAGGGTGGCTCCAGAGATTCACCGAGCTCTACCGCAAGGAGATCGGCCTGCCCTTCATATGCAATTACCGGGCCAACCTGGTCACCCCGGAGATCGTGCGCCTCCTCCGCGAGGCGGGCTGTTACCAAATGTTCTTCGGGGTGGAAAGCGGCAACGACTTCATCCGCAACCAGGTCCTCAACCGCCACATGTCCCGGGAGAAGATCGTGGAGGCCTTCCGGGCCTGCCGGGAGGCGGGCATCAAGACGGTGGCCTACAACATGGTCGGCCTTCCCTTCGAGGACAAATCAAAGGTGCTGGACACCATCAAGCTGAACGCGGAGATCAGGGCGGACCACTCCTTGAGTCCCATATATTACCCCTATCCGGACACCGTGCTCTTCGAGACCGCCGTGGAAAGGGGGTGGGTGCCCCCGGTATACGATTACCGCGAGGACCGTTACGTGGACCAGCCCACCCTTCCCCGGGACCAGCTCTATTTCGCTCGCTATTATTTCCGCCCCTTCGTGCGCGTCTACCGGTTCCTTGGCGAACTCCCGGCACCCCTGGGGAAGGCGCTGGAGAAGGGGGTGGATAGGATTTTCTTGAGCCCCCGTCTTCCCCACGGGGCGCTGGTTTCCCTGGCCCGTCTTTCCGAGAGGCTCTGGAACGGCCTGAAGGACGGCCTGAGAAGGGCATCCCCACGCCTTTACCTGTGGGTGAGGGACCGCATCAGGGGGGTTTCCCGCTCCCGGGAGGATTGA
- a CDS encoding FAD-dependent oxidoreductase: MPEVMSSEVVVIGGGVIGAAVAYYLSREGAEVMIVEEDDLAAGASGACDGFISLQTKTPGPHLRLAMESAQLFPALAEDLEVDIEYRRCGGLLLATSQDQMKELRARAKALKAEGLEVEVLTVSDLKELLPEVGKEVKGGSYCPLDAQVNPISLTLGLAQKAQEMGATIIRGCKVENIVVTNNRVREVHTTVGNIHSRRVVCAAGVGSNQIGKMIIVDVPVLPQRGQILVTESREPVLKILVAGAEYLGTKANIQALMPADVEAAKLGLGFTAEQTAAGNLLLGSTREFVGFDNQTTPEAMNAIARNALRYLPWVEDMDVIRSFAGLRPCSPDGLPILGTIKGVRGFFLATGHSGDGICLAPITGKMISELVLDGETSLDITPFSLYRFK; encoded by the coding sequence ATGCCTGAGGTAATGAGCTCGGAAGTGGTGGTCATAGGGGGCGGGGTCATCGGTGCCGCCGTGGCTTACTACCTCAGCCGGGAGGGCGCGGAGGTGATGATCGTCGAGGAAGACGACCTGGCCGCGGGAGCTTCCGGAGCCTGCGACGGTTTTATCTCCCTGCAGACCAAGACGCCGGGTCCTCACCTCCGCCTGGCCATGGAGAGCGCACAGCTCTTCCCTGCCCTGGCCGAGGACCTGGAAGTGGACATCGAATACCGCCGGTGCGGCGGGCTCCTCCTGGCCACCAGCCAGGACCAGATGAAGGAACTGCGCGCCCGGGCCAAGGCCCTGAAGGCGGAAGGGTTGGAGGTGGAGGTCCTCACCGTCTCCGACCTCAAGGAGCTGCTTCCCGAGGTGGGCAAGGAGGTCAAGGGAGGGTCTTACTGCCCCCTGGACGCCCAGGTGAATCCCATATCCCTCACCCTGGGGCTGGCCCAGAAGGCGCAGGAAATGGGGGCCACCATTATCCGGGGCTGCAAGGTGGAGAACATCGTGGTCACCAACAACCGGGTGCGCGAGGTCCACACCACGGTGGGGAACATCCACTCCCGGCGGGTGGTTTGCGCCGCGGGGGTGGGCTCCAACCAGATCGGCAAGATGATCATCGTCGACGTTCCGGTTCTTCCCCAGAGGGGCCAGATACTGGTCACCGAGTCCCGCGAACCGGTCCTCAAGATCCTGGTGGCTGGGGCCGAATACCTGGGCACCAAGGCCAATATCCAGGCTCTCATGCCCGCGGACGTGGAAGCCGCGAAGCTGGGACTGGGCTTCACCGCCGAGCAGACGGCGGCCGGGAACCTGCTCCTGGGCAGCACGCGGGAGTTCGTGGGTTTCGACAACCAAACCACCCCCGAGGCCATGAACGCCATCGCCCGCAACGCACTTCGCTACCTCCCCTGGGTGGAGGACATGGACGTCATCCGCAGCTTCGCCGGCCTGCGGCCCTGTTCTCCCGACGGCCTTCCCATCCTGGGTACCATAAAGGGTGTTCGGGGGTTCTTCCTGGCCACCGGACACTCGGGGGACGGCATCTGCCTGGCCCCCATCACCGGGAAGATGATTAGCGAACTGGTCCTGGACGGGGAGACCAGCCTGGACATCACGCCCTTTTCCCTCTACCGCTTCAAGTGA
- a CDS encoding 4Fe-4S binding protein produces MSPDIPGEGDLWRSSWEAAVDGAVAVVDCREEIPCNPCEEACPTGAIRVGPDICAAPRFDPQACNGCGRCVALCPGMAVFLLDRREKSGFARVTVPYEMGERPVEGEEVQVVDGEGKALTGGKILKIRALGGGAPTLLVTVRVPESVALKVRGVRYRLMERDGFREVDKLPSLADYPLCRCEDVPLERVRDILRTGLKSLPSLRRASRVGLGYCQGMFCQSSLRQELAEATGREGEEIGSFRVRPPVRPVKLGFLGGGNA; encoded by the coding sequence ATGAGCCCTGACATCCCTGGCGAGGGAGACCTCTGGCGGAGTTCCTGGGAGGCGGCCGTGGACGGAGCCGTGGCCGTGGTGGACTGCCGCGAGGAGATCCCCTGCAATCCCTGCGAGGAAGCCTGTCCCACCGGGGCCATCCGGGTGGGGCCCGATATCTGCGCCGCCCCCCGCTTCGACCCACAGGCCTGCAACGGGTGCGGGCGGTGCGTGGCCCTGTGCCCGGGGATGGCCGTGTTTCTCCTGGACCGCAGGGAAAAGAGCGGGTTTGCCAGGGTTACCGTGCCCTACGAGATGGGCGAAAGACCGGTGGAGGGCGAGGAGGTCCAAGTGGTAGACGGGGAGGGAAAAGCGCTAACCGGGGGGAAGATACTAAAGATAAGGGCGCTGGGAGGGGGAGCGCCCACCCTGCTGGTGACCGTGAGGGTGCCGGAATCGGTGGCCCTAAAGGTAAGGGGAGTGCGATACCGACTTATGGAACGGGATGGTTTCCGGGAGGTGGACAAGTTACCGTCGCTCGCGGACTACCCGTTGTGCCGTTGCGAGGATGTCCCCCTGGAGAGGGTGAGGGACATCCTGCGGACTGGGTTAAAATCCCTCCCCTCTCTGAGGAGAGCGTCCCGCGTAGGCCTGGGTTACTGCCAGGGGATGTTCTGCCAATCCTCCCTGCGGCAGGAGCTGGCGGAGGCCACCGGGAGGGAAGGGGAGGAAATCGGTTCCTTCAGGGTTCGTCCGCCGGTTCGACCGGTAAAACTGGGTTTTCTGGGGGGAGGAAATGCCTGA